Genomic DNA from Vreelandella subglaciescola:
AAGCCCCCATACGGCAATGGTTTTGCCGCGAACATCACCCAGTGCGGCGCTAAGTTTGGCAAACAGCGTACGCTTCTGGGCGTAGTTGACCTGTTCTACCGCGCTTAACAGCGCCGCCTGGTAGCCGTGTTCGCGGGCGGTGCGCTCCAGCGCCTGAACATCCTTGGGAAAGCACGACCCGCCGTAGCCGCAGCCGGGGTAGATAAAGTGATAGCCGATGCGCGGGTCGCTGCCGATGCCGCGGCGGACTTCTTCAACATCCACGTCAAGCCGTTCGGCCAGGCCGGCGATTTCATTCATAAAGCTGATCTTGGTAGCCAGCATGGCGTTGGCGGCGTACTTGGTCAGCTCGGCGGCGCGCACGCTCATGAATATCATCTTGTCGTGGTTACGGTTATACGGCGCGTAGCAGGCGCGCATGCGTTCTTCCACGTGGTCGCTGTCGGTACCCACGATAACCCGCGCGCCGCGGGTGAAATCCTCAATCGCCGCACCTTCTTTCAAAAACTCGGGGTTGGAGCAGACGTCAAAGGCAAGGGTCCGGGAGGCAGTGTCGCTGCGCTCGGCGAGTACGCCCGCTATGGTGGCCTTGACCTTATCGGCGGTGCCCACCGGCACGGTCGATTTATCCACGATGAGCTTGTAGTCGTTCATGTGCTCGCCGATGCTTTTGGCCACCGTCAAGACGTGGCGCAAATCGGCGCTGCCGTCTTCGTCCGGCGGCGTGCCCACGGCGATAAACAGCACTTCGCTTTGGGTTACCGCGAAGGCGGTATCGGTGGTGAAGCGCAGCCGGCCGGCGGCCACGTTCTGGCTCACCAGCTCGCTCAGCCCCGGCTCGTAAATGGGAATCTCACCCGCCTTGAGGCGCTCAATCCGCGCGGCATCAACGTCTATGCAAATAACCTGATGGCCCACGTCGGCCAGGCAGGCGCCGGCGACCAGCCCGACGTAGCCGCTACCAAAAACGCTAATGTCCATGTCACAACCTTGTATCATTAAGCAAAGGGCAAAAGCTTACCACGAGCCGCAAAAACGGCACGAACAAAGCGTGCCGGAGTGCCGGTGGTTAGCGGAAAAAGTGGGAAGCCTAGCGCTTGGAAGCGTGGTTGGCCGCCAGCACGTCGGCCTTGATAACGTTTTGCTCGGCGATCAGCTCGGTGACCACGGCGCGGCTTGCCTTGTAGTGCTCGGTGGTCTTGTGCTCGGCAAGCGCCTCCTTGCTGGCGTAGATTTCGTAAAGGTGGAACAGGTCTGGGTTGTCCTGGTCCTCCAGCACGTCGAACACGTAGCAGCCCGGCTCTTCGCGCACCGAGGCTTCAGCGTTGGGCAGCATAGCGCGCAAAAAGGCCTCGCGCTTGCCGGGCTTGAGCTGGGTTTGGACAATAATGCAGTACATGACGGATCCTTGGGTTGACGGTTATACTCGTGGGCAATAGCTTTGTGGAAATATTTTCCACCCGCTCTGACAGCGTCAATTTTCCATCACAACCCGTGTTTGTTTCAACTCACTGTATCAGGAGTTTTTTATGCAACGCCCACCCGCCTTTAACGGCATGCGCCATATCGCCCTGCAGGTTCAGGATCTGGAAGCCAGCGAGCGCTTCTACACCGAGATTCTAGGCATGTCGCTTTTGCGCCGCGCCCACGAGAACCTCGTCTACCTGACGCTGGGCAACGACAACTTCTCGCTGGCCCGCGCCAAAGAAGATACCGGCGGCGACCCGCAGCGTCTGGACCACTTCGGCTTTATTGTCGATAACAAGGAAGACGTCGACGTCTGGTACGACTACCTCGTCGCCCAGGGCATCAAGGTATCCCGTGAGCCCCACGACCACGGCGACGGCGGCCGCAGCTTCTACTGCCTCGACCCCGACGGCAACAGCGTCCAGCCGCTGTACCACCCCAGCGTCTCCGGCCAAACGTTCAGCTAAGACCAAGCACGACACAGGCCACTACGCTCCACGCAGCGCCCACCCGGGCGCTGCGTTTTTTATCGCGAGCGAAGCACCACCGGCAGGCCAAGGCCTGCATCGCCCGGTGAACCGGCCTCCTACGAAAACCTGTGTTGTGCACTCCTTGCCCTTGTAGGAGGGCGGCTTGGCCGCGCGACCGGTTTGGCCACGGAGCCTGAATCGTGTCATAGCGAGCACCCAAAGGGCGGGTGTAAACGAAGCGCGGCCATCTCAGGGTTTGCCTACAGTGCCACCGCGGGTTAGGAGATCGCCACGTCGTTACATTCCTCGCGATGACACCGTGGCGGGCGAGGTGCACAAAACCGGCAGGCCAAGGCCTGCATCGCCCGGTGAACCGGCCTCCTACGAAAACCTGTGTTGTGCACTCCGCCCTTGTAGGAGGGCGGCTTCACCCACAAAACGGGTGCAAGTGCCGCGCGACCGGTTTGGCCACGGAGCCTGAATCGTGTCATAGCGAGCACCCAAAGGGCGGGTGTAAACGAAGCGCAGCTATCTCAGTTTTTCCCTACAGCGCCACCGCAGGCATGAGATCGTCATGCCTTTCGCCCGTTCCTGGAGTCGTGTTAAACGCTTAATGGGAGGCCAGTTCCTTAAAAAGCGCCGGATTATCTCGCAGGGTAGCGAGCACCTTCGCCGCCAGTCCGGTGGGGTTGCGACGCCTGGTTTCCCAGCTTTTGATAGTATCACCGCTGGTTCCCATGGCATGCGCAAATTCGGCTTGTGAGACATGCAGCGTTGCCCGGATTGCCTTCACATCCGCAACCTCGTGGCGAGTGATGCGGGCCGCCGGGCATTGCCTTGTCTGATCTCGACGGCTTCTTGCAGCGATGTCTGGAGTTCGTCAAAAAGGCTCATCGGGAAACCTCCCCCTTTAACCGGTGGGTTAACGTTTTCAGCAAAATCCGCGTGAACCCTCGCCCACCGCGAGCTAGGAGATCGCCACGTCACTACGTTCCTCGCGATGACAGGTAGCAGGAAGCGTGCACCACACCCACTACGTCATAGCGAGCACCCAAAGGGCGGGTGTAAACGAAGCGCGGCCATCTCGGTTTTGCCGGTGTGGGTGCCAATGCAGCTAGTAGACACTCTGCTCCTCGGCTTGCCGCAGCGCTGCCCAACACACCACGCACAGGCCAAGGTAGCCGCTTAGGCCACGCACGTCGCGCAGCATCGACTGGGTCAGGCCGAAGTCGATGAAGGCGATGGGTACCATCATACCGGCCGTCGCCAGCACGCTTACCGTCGGGTCGGCGCCTGAGCCCGCCTGCCGCCGCCAGAACAGCCACAGCGGCACGCCGTAGAGCAGTAGCAGCACGGTCAAGCCCACCAGTCCGCGTCGCGCCGCCGTGTCGATCATGTCACTGTGCAGCTGGTCGTAGCGGCTGATGCCCGGGTGGAGAATCCCCTGCTCGACCAGCGCATCGCGCGCCGCCTCTAGGCGGCCTTCTCCCCAGCCGGTCAGCGGCCGCTCGATAAACAAAATGCCACCGGCTCGCCACATCTCGAGCCTCAGGCCCACCGAGGTCCCGCGCGACTCACCCTGCGAATACTGCTGAAGGCTGTTGGCCGCCTGATTAACCCGCTCCATCACCCCGCTCTGCGGCAACAGAATCATGGCCAGCAGTAGCGCCATGACCCCAGCGGCAATGCCGCGCCGCATGCCAGTGGGTACCAGGCGGCGCGCCGCCCGATACACCAGCAGCAACAACAGCGGCGCTGCGATCCAGCCGCCCCGTGTTCCCGAAAGCAACGACCCCAGCAGACCGGCCAAGGCCCCCAGCGATGCGCAGGCCAATAGGCCGCGATGGCGCGATCTGCTCTGGCTCTGGCTCCACAGCGCCGCCAATAGCGAGAGCGCCCCCAACAGTAGTGCAAGATCACCGAAGGGAATGGCATTCATGCCGTTGCTGGCACGCGCTTGCCCCAGCACCAGCCGCTCGTAAAGCGCAATGCTGCCTGCACCAAGCGCACCGCAGCTTACCGCCCACCACAGCACCCGCGGGCTTGGCGAGTGAAGGCGTAACCCGACCAACAGCGCCGCCGCCAGCAAGGGCCACAGCGGTAGCAGTACGCCCTGGTTGCCTTCGCCCACCGGCCAGTGCCCCGTGCGCCACACATCCAGCAGCCACAGCCCGCCATAGGCCAGCAGCACAAGGCACAGCAGCCCATCGTCGCGGTCGAGCCGCCGCCAGTCTGCCCTACACAATGTCAGGGCCAGGCCCACCAGCAGCGTTGCCGCCGCCAGCAACGGCACCACGGCATAGCTTAAAGGCACCACAATCAGCAGCGCCACAAAGGCGAACACCCAGACGCTGTTTAAACGCGTCAACATGCTTCTGGACCGCATGGCACTACCTCAACAGCGTTGCTAATAAGGAACGTCCTCCTGGAACGTTTTTCACTTTTTGAAGGGTTTGGGATCATATATCGACCATTGATGGCACCCCTTCGTTCAGGGGGGCCATACGCACTATGTCATGGCGAACACCCACTACGTCATGGCGAGCACCCAAAGGGCGGGTGTAAACGAAGCACCGTGTAGCTGGTGTAAACGCGGCCATCTCGGTTTTCTTTACGGCGCCACCGCAAGTACGAGATCGCCACGTCGTTTACACCCGTTTTCTGGGTGTTCCACTCGCAATGACACCGTGGCGGGCGAGGTGCACAAAACCGGCAGGCCAAGGCCTGCATCGCCCGGTGAACCGGCCTCCTACGAAAACCTGTGTTGTGCACTCCGTCCTTGTAGGAGGGCGGCTTGGCCGCGCGACCGGTTTGGCCACGGAGCCTGAATCGTGTGATCACGAGCACCCAAAGGACGGGTGTAAACCTGCGAAGTGATCTCGGGTTTCTCTACGACGCCACCGCAAGTACGAGATCGCCACGTCGTTTACACCCGTTTTCTGGGTGTTCCACTCGCAATGACACCGTGGCGGGCGAGGTGCACAAAACCGGCAGGCCAAGGCCTGCATCGCCCGGTGAACCGGCCTCCTACAACACCCGGCCGGTGCCATCGCCCCCCTAGATGACGCCACGTCTGTACCTGCCTTACCTTTGACGTTAACCGCT
This window encodes:
- a CDS encoding UDP-glucose dehydrogenase family protein, which codes for MDISVFGSGYVGLVAGACLADVGHQVICIDVDAARIERLKAGEIPIYEPGLSELVSQNVAAGRLRFTTDTAFAVTQSEVLFIAVGTPPDEDGSADLRHVLTVAKSIGEHMNDYKLIVDKSTVPVGTADKVKATIAGVLAERSDTASRTLAFDVCSNPEFLKEGAAIEDFTRGARVIVGTDSDHVEERMRACYAPYNRNHDKMIFMSVRAAELTKYAANAMLATKISFMNEIAGLAERLDVDVEEVRRGIGSDPRIGYHFIYPGCGYGGSCFPKDVQALERTAREHGYQAALLSAVEQVNYAQKRTLFAKLSAALGDVRGKTIAVWGLSFKPDTDDMREAPSRELMEALWQAGARVQAFDPEAMGECRRIYGERDDLVLTFDRVQAVKGADALVICTEWKAFRSVDLAWLAGELSDKLIVDGRNLYDLESAAQAGLRYIGVGRNNLANVATA
- a CDS encoding putative quinol monooxygenase, translating into MYCIIVQTQLKPGKREAFLRAMLPNAEASVREEPGCYVFDVLEDQDNPDLFHLYEIYASKEALAEHKTTEHYKASRAVVTELIAEQNVIKADVLAANHASKR
- a CDS encoding VOC family protein, whose translation is MQRPPAFNGMRHIALQVQDLEASERFYTEILGMSLLRRAHENLVYLTLGNDNFSLARAKEDTGGDPQRLDHFGFIVDNKEDVDVWYDYLVAQGIKVSREPHDHGDGGRSFYCLDPDGNSVQPLYHPSVSGQTFS
- the nadS gene encoding NadS family protein: MKAIRATLHVSQAEFAHAMGTSGDTIKSWETRRRNPTGLAAKVLATLRDNPALFKELASH
- a CDS encoding O-antigen ligase family protein — translated: MLTRLNSVWVFAFVALLIVVPLSYAVVPLLAAATLLVGLALTLCRADWRRLDRDDGLLCLVLLAYGGLWLLDVWRTGHWPVGEGNQGVLLPLWPLLAAALLVGLRLHSPSPRVLWWAVSCGALGAGSIALYERLVLGQARASNGMNAIPFGDLALLLGALSLLAALWSQSQSRSRHRGLLACASLGALAGLLGSLLSGTRGGWIAAPLLLLLVYRAARRLVPTGMRRGIAAGVMALLLAMILLPQSGVMERVNQAANSLQQYSQGESRGTSVGLRLEMWRAGGILFIERPLTGWGEGRLEAARDALVEQGILHPGISRYDQLHSDMIDTAARRGLVGLTVLLLLYGVPLWLFWRRQAGSGADPTVSVLATAGMMVPIAFIDFGLTQSMLRDVRGLSGYLGLCVVCWAALRQAEEQSVY